The window TCCCCCATGAAGGTCTTCGGCGCCTTCCGCGACCTCGGCCAGAAGGTCTTCGCCGACGGGGCGCTCTCGAAGAAGCACAAGGAGCTGACCGCGCTGGCGGTGGCGATCTCCCAGAACTGCTTCGACTGAATCGAGCACCGGGTCGAGGAGGTCCTCGACTTGGGCGCGACCGAGCAGGAGATCGCCGAGACCCTGGACATCGGCCTCCTGATGGGCGGCACGCTCGCCGCCAAGTCGGTGCGTCACGCCTTCTGGGTGATGGAGGAGTTGAGGAAGGAAGCCGGGCGAGCGCACTGATGCACCTGAA is drawn from Candidatus Rokuibacteriota bacterium and contains these coding sequences:
- a CDS encoding carboxymuconolactone decarboxylase family protein translates to MGHLHEKNQDRRRLNGQIMKSPMKVFGAFRDLGQKVFADGALSKKHKELTALAVAISQNCFD